The window GTTTTCGTGACCGATTTCCGCTACCGCTCGCAGGCGGCGCGCGAGGTCGCTCCGGCCTTCCGCCGGCTGGAGGGGCGCAGCGCATTTCTCGGGCTGATCGAAGAGGCCCGGAAGATGAAGGTGCGGAGCCTGGCCTTCGAGGCGGAGCATCTCACCTATGGCGCGTTCCGGCGGTTGGAGAAACTGGCCAAAGGGATTCGCCTCCGGCCGGTGGCGGAGCTTGTGGAGGGGCTCAGACTCCGCAAGGACGCCGCCGAGTTGCGCCGCCTTCGCCGGGGGGCGCGCATCAACAAAGAGGCGCTCGCGACGGCCGTGCGGCGGATGCGTCCCGGCGCCCGGGAGCGCGATGTGGCCCGGGCACTCGAGGATGCGATGTGCGACCTGGGTGCCTCGGGCGCAGCCTTCGATTCGATTGTGGCCTCGGGCCCGCGCGGGGCACTTCCCCACGGGGTGGCCTCCGTGCGGAAGCTGCGCCGCGGCGATCTGATCACGGTGGATTTCGGCGCGGTGTTCGAGGGCTACCATGCCGACACCACCCGCGTTTTTTCCCTCGGGCCGCCCTCGAAAAAGGGACGGATGATCTACGATATCGTTCTCGAGGCGCAGATGGCGGCCCTCGAGGCGGTGGGGCCGGGTGTGCGGTGCAGCGATGTGGACCGGGCCGCCCGGCGGATCATCGAGCGGGCCGGCTATGGAGATGCCTTCGGCCACGGCACCGGCCACGGCGTGGGCCTCGACATCCACGAGGGGCCGCGCCTGGGCCCCGGGGTGCGGGAAGTGCTCCTGCCCGGTATGGTGGTGACGGTCGAGCCGGGCATCTATCTTCCCGGCTGGAGCGGGGTGCGCATTGAGGACATGGTTCTCGTGACCGCGCGGGGCAAGGAGGTCTTGACCCGCGCGATTCCAAAGGATTTGATCGTTCTGTAGCCGGACATGCCGGATTTTGAACGGAGGGAAGCAGGCAGATGCCTTCGACGAGTGAGTTTCGCAACGGGTTCAAGATGGAGCTCGACGGAGAGCCTTACGCCATCGTCGAGTTCCAGCATGTGAAACCGGGCAAGGGTGGCGCGTTCGTCCGCACCAAGCTCAAGAACCTCAAAACGGGACGCGTGATCGAACGCACGTTCCGTTCGGGCGAGTCCGTGGCTGCGCCCGACCTGAACCAGCAGGAGATGCAGTATCTCTACCGCGACGGCGAGCAGTTCTGGTTCATGGACACGACCACCTTCGAGCAGACCTCCCTGCCGGTCGGGGCGCTCGGCGATGTGGTGAAGTGGTTGAAGGAAGAGACGATCGCCGAGGTGCTCTTTTTCAACGGCGAGGCCATCTCGGTCGAGATCCCCACTTTCGTCGAGCTGACCATCGCCAGGACCGAGCCGGGGGTGCGCGGCGACACCGCTACGGGTTCCACGAAGCAGGCCGAGCTGGAAACGGGCGTGACGGTCAACGTCCCGCTTTTTCTGAACGAGGGAGACGTGCTGAAGATCGACACCCGGTCCGGGGAGTACATCGAGCGGGTCCGGTCGGCCTAGAAGCGGGGCGAGAAGAATCTCGAAATCATCTCAATCGGAGATACAGTCGAAGGAGTGGTCAATGATTTATGAAATGCGCATCTACACGCTCGGCGTCGGGCAGGCAAACGAGTATTTCGAGCAGTTCGGCAAGTCGTTCGAGCAGCGGCAGAAGATGTCCCGCCTCATCGGGCTGTTTCGCGCCGAAATCGGCGATCTGAACCGTGTCATGCACATCTGGGAATATGAGAACGCGGGTGAGCGGGCGCGGATTCGGGCCGAGTCCATGACCAAGGATTTCTGGCCGCCCAGCACCGGCCATCTGGTCCAGCGGCAGGTCACCAAACTCATGACGACCCCCCCATTTCTTCCCGAGCCCCGGCTCGGCGAAATGGGCAATTTCTACGAGGTGCGCACCTACACCACCCAGTTCGGCAAGATGAAGAATGTGCTCGAAAAGTGGACAAATAGCTTGCCCGATCGGGAAAAGCTCTCGAAGGCGGCGGCGGTTTTCATCACCGAGTCGGGGGAGCTGAACCAGTTCATCCACATCTGGCCCTACCGGGACCTGAACCACCGCTGGGAGACGCGCGCCGAATCCGAGAAGTTGCCGAACTGGCCGCCGGGCTCGCGCCCCTTCCTGATGGCCCAGAACACAGAGATCTGGGTCCCGGCGCCCTATTCGCTGATGCGCTAGCGGATCCAGGTCAGGTAAAAGGCCGCGATGGCGAGCTCCCAGCAGTAGTAGGCGAATCCCCTCAGCT is drawn from bacterium and contains these coding sequences:
- a CDS encoding Xaa-Pro peptidase family protein, whose protein sequence is MKERLAFLRRAMRKKNLKALAVTGMRNVRYLTGFTGTAGTCLILPRAAVFVTDFRYRSQAAREVAPAFRRLEGRSAFLGLIEEARKMKVRSLAFEAEHLTYGAFRRLEKLAKGIRLRPVAELVEGLRLRKDAAELRRLRRGARINKEALATAVRRMRPGARERDVARALEDAMCDLGASGAAFDSIVASGPRGALPHGVASVRKLRRGDLITVDFGAVFEGYHADTTRVFSLGPPSKKGRMIYDIVLEAQMAALEAVGPGVRCSDVDRAARRIIERAGYGDAFGHGTGHGVGLDIHEGPRLGPGVREVLLPGMVVTVEPGIYLPGWSGVRIEDMVLVTARGKEVLTRAIPKDLIVL
- the efp gene encoding elongation factor P, with amino-acid sequence MPSTSEFRNGFKMELDGEPYAIVEFQHVKPGKGGAFVRTKLKNLKTGRVIERTFRSGESVAAPDLNQQEMQYLYRDGEQFWFMDTTTFEQTSLPVGALGDVVKWLKEETIAEVLFFNGEAISVEIPTFVELTIARTEPGVRGDTATGSTKQAELETGVTVNVPLFLNEGDVLKIDTRSGEYIERVRSA
- a CDS encoding NIPSNAP family protein; amino-acid sequence: MIYEMRIYTLGVGQANEYFEQFGKSFEQRQKMSRLIGLFRAEIGDLNRVMHIWEYENAGERARIRAESMTKDFWPPSTGHLVQRQVTKLMTTPPFLPEPRLGEMGNFYEVRTYTTQFGKMKNVLEKWTNSLPDREKLSKAAAVFITESGELNQFIHIWPYRDLNHRWETRAESEKLPNWPPGSRPFLMAQNTEIWVPAPYSLMR